The Acidobacteriota bacterium genome includes a region encoding these proteins:
- a CDS encoding ATP-binding protein, whose protein sequence is MRLSIKQKQVLGVTAMVALIVIALSLLHLGNTVVILLAGSRDRLNLFGSSVYSQAAIAIVSPETAYQDVRNSRAVQSALQAALYSDDIIEASIVDPDGVVIASSNPEQVGRTVTRLPQLNDLFALNDVAKLRAIYLNDNNVEWTQPMALGDQPFGEIRVSLMPGLLRSYLNPSITSAALVAGGALVVAIVVAMLLAQLVLRPMHVIRSSLTRLGRGDLGATLDLRDDEELRDLGDVFDQVSAQLRAASPGGLSPAQLGEMSRRITRVGRLFTGVAHEMKNPLNAMTIHIELLRAKLDAASPAFPHLDVIAGEIRKLDERIQGFLKFVRPEEVSFGPVPLAPLIRNVLAAVGPEADRAGVTIQAGCGDSTLVAEGDPAQLRDVFLNLAQNAIQAMPKGGRLSMTCSVLPDHRVSVRVEDTGVGIAPENLERIFELYFTTKDRGSGMGLALVFRAVQIHNGTIDVESTVGVGTAFIVVLPDGRPVTPQLDTSNGSGGG, encoded by the coding sequence ATGCGGTTGTCGATCAAGCAAAAACAGGTGCTGGGCGTTACCGCGATGGTGGCGCTGATCGTCATTGCGCTCAGCCTACTGCACCTGGGCAACACGGTGGTCATCCTGCTCGCCGGGAGCCGGGATCGTTTGAATCTGTTTGGCAGCTCGGTGTATTCGCAGGCGGCCATTGCGATCGTGTCGCCGGAAACGGCGTACCAGGACGTCCGCAACAGCCGCGCTGTGCAGTCCGCGTTGCAGGCGGCGCTGTATTCCGACGATATCATCGAGGCGTCGATCGTCGATCCGGACGGTGTCGTGATTGCGTCGAGCAATCCAGAGCAAGTCGGCAGGACCGTCACGCGATTGCCGCAGCTGAACGACTTGTTCGCGCTCAACGACGTGGCGAAGCTGCGAGCGATTTATCTCAATGACAACAATGTCGAGTGGACCCAGCCGATGGCGCTCGGCGATCAGCCGTTCGGCGAGATACGCGTCAGCCTGATGCCCGGCTTGCTGCGCAGTTACCTCAATCCGTCGATCACGTCAGCGGCCCTGGTCGCGGGGGGCGCGTTGGTGGTGGCGATCGTCGTCGCCATGCTGCTGGCCCAGCTGGTGCTGCGGCCCATGCACGTCATTCGCAGCAGCCTGACCCGGCTGGGCCGCGGTGACCTGGGCGCCACCCTGGACCTGCGCGACGATGAGGAACTGCGTGACCTGGGCGATGTGTTCGACCAGGTGAGCGCGCAACTGCGGGCGGCGTCGCCGGGCGGGCTCTCGCCGGCGCAGCTGGGCGAGATGTCGCGGCGCATCACGCGCGTCGGCCGGTTGTTCACCGGGGTGGCGCACGAGATGAAGAACCCGCTCAACGCCATGACGATCCACATCGAGCTCCTGCGCGCGAAGCTCGATGCGGCGAGTCCGGCTTTCCCGCACCTTGACGTGATCGCCGGCGAGATCCGCAAGCTCGACGAGCGCATCCAGGGGTTCCTGAAGTTCGTGCGGCCCGAAGAGGTGTCGTTCGGCCCGGTGCCGCTGGCGCCGCTGATTCGCAACGTGCTGGCCGCCGTCGGGCCCGAAGCCGACCGCGCCGGGGTCACCATCCAGGCGGGGTGCGGCGATTCGACGCTGGTGGCCGAGGGCGACCCGGCCCAATTGCGCGACGTGTTCCTGAACCTGGCCCAGAACGCCATCCAGGCCATGCCGAAGGGCGGGCGACTGTCGATGACCTGCAGCGTCTTGCCAGACCACCGCGTCAGCGTGCGCGTCGAAGATACCGGGGTGGGGATCGCGCCGGAGAATCTGGAGCGCATCTTCGAGCTGTACTTCACGACGAAGGATCGCGGATCGGGGATGGGGCTGGCGCTGGTGTTCCGGGCGGTGCAGATCCACAACGGCACCATTGACGTGGAATCCACCGTCGGGGTGGGGACTGCGTTCATCGTGGTCCTGCCTGACGGGCGACCTGTCACGCCGCAGCTCGACACCTCGAATGGGAGCGGAGGCGGATAG